DNA from Mycobacterium sp. SMC-8:
CTCGGACGCGTGCTCGGGCGGCACCAGGTCGATGTACTGCTCGCCGATCGCCGAGACGCTTTTGACGGTCGCCGTCACGTTCTCCGGAACCGGTGTGCCACTGTTCAACTGCATGTGTGCGACGACACCGCGGTCGGACAGGCCGACCGACTTGACGTGGCCGACGGTGACGCCGCGGTAGGTCACGTTGGCGTTCTCGTAGATCCCGCCGCCGGCGACGAAGTTGGCGGTGACGTTGTAGGCGCCGATTCCGACGGCCGCGGGCACGTGCAGATAGAACAGCGCCACCGCACCGACGCTGAGCACGGTGACGATCGCGAAGATCGTCAGTTGGAGACGGGTCAGGCGATCCAGCATTACGGCGCCCCCTCGTGTTGCGTGGCCGTGCCAGGGGGGATCTTGAACGGATCAGCTGCCTGGCCGGACAGGTTGGCCATCGCACCGGTGAGGAAGTCGGGCGGGTTGACGACCTCGCTCATCCGCTTCATGTTCGGGTCCAGACCCAACGAGGTGGTGAAGACCGATTCACCGACGCGGCGCAGGGTCAGGTCGAACGTGACGTACACGTTCAGGTAGTCACCGCGCACCGCGTTGCGCAGGTACTTGTAGTGGAACGGGAACGTCGGCAGGAACTCAAGGTCCTTGATCAGGTAGTCGACGTTGTCGTTGAGCGACTTGATGACCGGGAACAGGTCCTTGAAGTCCGCGGCGAAATCGTCCTTGGTCTCCTGAAGCACCCGGGAGGCCACGGTGGCGAAGCTGCGCAGCGCGGTGAACGCCTCGACGATCTGTGCGCGGTTGTCATTGAGCACCGCCAGCGCCTCGGGCAGCGTGTCCAGCGTGCGGCCCAGACCGTCCTTGCTGCGAGCCAGGATTGCGGCGAACCGGTCCAGGCCCTCGGCCGCAGCGATGATGTCACCGGTCTGTCGATCCAACGACGCGGTCAGTTCCGCAAGCCTGGGCAGCAGACCCGCGAATGTGCCGGACCGGTCCGCGACGGCGGTGTAGGCCTCATCGGTGATGTCCTGCAGCGCACCGAGATTGCCCTTGTTCACGACCACGCCGAGCGACGACAGCACCTCCTCGGTGGTCGGATAGTTACCGGTGCGGTCCATCGGTATCTCGCCGCCGTCGGCCAGGATGCCGGTGCCGTCCGCCGGCGCCGCCAGCTCGATGTGCTGCGAACCGAGCAG
Protein-coding regions in this window:
- a CDS encoding MCE family protein, encoding MIRRALGLSSVTLLLAGCQFGGLNSLNMPGTAGHGEGSYTITVELPDVSTLPQNSPVMVDDVTVGSVSGVDAVQRPDGTFYAKVQLSLDGNVRLPANATAKVAQTSLLGSQHIELAAPADGTGILADGGEIPMDRTGNYPTTEEVLSSLGVVVNKGNLGALQDITDEAYTAVADRSGTFAGLLPRLAELTASLDRQTGDIIAAAEGLDRFAAILARSKDGLGRTLDTLPEALAVLNDNRAQIVEAFTALRSFATVASRVLQETKDDFAADFKDLFPVIKSLNDNVDYLIKDLEFLPTFPFHYKYLRNAVRGDYLNVYVTFDLTLRRVGESVFTTSLGLDPNMKRMSEVVNPPDFLTGAMANLSGQAADPFKIPPGTATQHEGAP